The Faecalibacter bovis genome includes the window AATTTTCTATTTCTAGAGCTTTTAATTTATTACGTTGAGTAATAGAATATCCATCAGTGATTAATCCTAATTTATAATTTAGAGATTTTGCTTTATTAATTATTTCTATTCCCCCTTCATTCAAAACAATATTTGGTTTATGATTTCTATATAGAAATAATAATTGATCTAAAGTTACAGAATATCTATCTGTTAAATAATTAAAAACATTTTTACCTGAATAAAAAAGAAATAACATTCTATTATAAAGTTCTTCTCGATTTATATTGTCAAGCAATATAGATATTTCATTATATGCAGATTTCAAAAAATCTATTTCATAATACAATGTATCATCTAAATCAAAAATTATAAATTTATTTAACTTGGTCATAGATTTTTATGTTTGAGACACTAGAATTTTCTTCCAAATAATTATGTACTAAAAT containing:
- a CDS encoding HAD family hydrolase, whose protein sequence is MTKLNKFIIFDLDDTLYYEIDFLKSAYNEISILLDNINREELYNRMLFLFYSGKNVFNYLTDRYSVTLDQLLFLYRNHKPNIVLNEGGIEIINKAKSLNYKLGLITDGYSITQRNKLKALEIENYFDKIIISEEFGSTKPNENNYKAFVTEGIYEFFYIGDNTKKDFITPNKLGWTTICLLDNGVNIHKQDNNLPVQYLPQNYINNLKEILDLIIK